From the Aquitalea magnusonii genome, one window contains:
- the typA gene encoding translational GTPase TypA, producing MTRQIRNIAIIAHVDHGKTTLVDQLLRQSGTFRENQQVDERVMDSNDLEKERGITILAKNTAIDYEGVHINIVDTPGHADFGGEVERVLGMVDGVLLLVDAVEGPMPQTRFVTKKALALGLRPIVVINKVDRPGARPDWVVDQTFDLFDKLGATDEQLDFPIIYASGLNGFAKLELDQESDNMRPLFDTVLKHVPLPNGSADAPLQLQISALDYSTYTGRLGLGRILNGRIKPGQQVVVMNHEEQVAAGRINQLLGFKGLERVEVAEAEAGDIVIISGIEDIGIGVTICDKDQPVGLPVLSVDEPTLTMDFMVNSSPLAGTEGKFVTSRQIRDRLTKELLTNVALRVEETEDSDVFRVSGRGELHLTILLENMRREGFEMAVAKPRVVFKEINGEKCEPYENLTIDLEDDHQGAIMEEIGRRRGELTNMESDGMGRTRLEYHIPARGLIGFQSDFMTMTRGTGLMSHVFDDYAPVKPDMPGRHNGVLISQENGEAVAYALWKLEDRGRMFVSPGDKLYEGMIIGIHSRDNDLVVNPVKGKQLTNVRASGTDEAVRLTTPVKMTLESAVEFIDDDELVEITPKSIRIRKRYLQEHERRKMNKQAS from the coding sequence ATGACACGACAGATTCGTAATATTGCCATTATTGCCCACGTGGACCATGGCAAAACCACCCTCGTTGACCAGTTGCTGCGCCAGTCCGGCACCTTCCGCGAGAACCAGCAGGTAGATGAACGCGTAATGGACAGCAACGATCTTGAAAAAGAGCGTGGCATTACCATTCTGGCCAAGAACACCGCCATCGATTACGAAGGCGTGCATATCAACATCGTGGACACGCCGGGACACGCCGACTTCGGCGGTGAAGTGGAGCGTGTACTGGGCATGGTGGACGGCGTGCTGCTGCTGGTGGATGCCGTTGAAGGCCCGATGCCGCAAACCCGTTTTGTAACCAAGAAAGCGCTGGCCCTGGGCCTGCGCCCCATCGTGGTGATCAACAAGGTTGACCGTCCGGGCGCACGTCCGGACTGGGTGGTGGACCAAACCTTCGACCTGTTCGACAAGCTGGGCGCTACCGACGAACAACTGGACTTCCCCATCATCTATGCTTCCGGCCTGAACGGCTTTGCCAAGCTGGAACTGGATCAGGAATCCGACAATATGCGTCCGCTGTTCGACACGGTGCTGAAGCATGTTCCGCTGCCGAACGGTAGCGCAGACGCACCGCTGCAACTGCAAATCTCCGCACTGGACTACTCCACCTACACCGGTCGTCTGGGTCTGGGTCGCATCCTGAACGGCCGCATCAAGCCGGGTCAGCAAGTGGTGGTGATGAATCACGAAGAGCAGGTTGCTGCCGGTCGTATCAACCAGCTGCTGGGCTTCAAGGGCCTGGAGCGCGTGGAAGTGGCCGAAGCCGAAGCCGGTGACATCGTGATCATTTCCGGTATCGAAGACATCGGTATCGGCGTGACCATCTGTGACAAGGATCAACCGGTTGGCCTGCCGGTGCTGTCGGTGGACGAGCCGACCCTGACCATGGACTTCATGGTGAACTCCTCGCCGCTGGCTGGCACTGAAGGCAAGTTCGTGACCTCGCGTCAGATCCGCGACCGCCTAACCAAGGAGCTGCTGACCAACGTAGCCCTGCGTGTGGAAGAAACCGAAGACTCCGACGTGTTCCGCGTGTCCGGTCGTGGTGAATTGCACCTGACCATCCTGCTGGAAAACATGCGTCGTGAAGGCTTTGAAATGGCCGTTGCCAAGCCGCGCGTGGTATTCAAGGAAATCAACGGCGAGAAGTGCGAGCCGTATGAAAACCTGACCATCGACCTGGAAGATGATCACCAGGGCGCCATCATGGAAGAAATCGGTCGTCGCCGTGGCGAACTGACCAATATGGAATCCGACGGCATGGGTCGCACCCGCCTGGAATACCATATTCCGGCCCGTGGCCTGATCGGCTTCCAGTCCGACTTCATGACCATGACCCGCGGTACCGGCCTGATGAGCCACGTATTTGACGACTACGCACCGGTGAAGCCGGATATGCCGGGTCGCCATAACGGCGTGCTGATCTCCCAGGAAAACGGCGAAGCCGTTGCCTACGCACTGTGGAAGCTGGAAGATCGCGGCCGCATGTTTGTTTCTCCGGGCGACAAGCTGTATGAAGGAATGATCATCGGCATCCACAGCCGCGACAACGACCTGGTGGTAAACCCGGTCAAGGGCAAGCAGCTGACCAACGTGCGCGCCTCCGGTACTGACGAAGCCGTACGCCTGACCACCCCGGTGAAGATGACCCTGGAGTCTGCCGTTGAATTCATCGACGACGACGAGCTGGTTGAAATCACGCCCAAGTCCATTCGCATTCGCAAGCGCTACCTGCAAGAGCACGAGCGTCGCAAGATGAACAAGCAAGCTTCCTGA
- a CDS encoding ABC transporter substrate-binding protein, with translation MKLPCLLLTAMLAGLSQSALATRPLVFCAETAPEGFDPALWDSASTYNVTRQIFQGLVAFKRGGTDIVPSLASKWELSPDGLSYTFHLRKGVSFHSTEYFKPSRQFDADDVLFTIQRWIDPDLPFNKAFKTQLLGPANYGLAQAVQQLEKLDPYTVRIRLKQRNATFLTLLAMGFAGMQSAEYANQLLQQHRPADINQFPVGTGPYQFKSYAKDSAVRFVANPHYWGRPQLSSSLIFAIVTDPQVRIQKLKGNECQLAAAVREADLDGLQADPALKVASTGAMNISYLAFNLKRPQLASRDVRTALDIAIDRNTLFKAMFPKGGAIQAVNPYPPSVWGWNAHNRNEYNPARARQLLAKAGYPNGFALTLWALPVQRPTNPNGKLMAQMIQQDWAKIGVKATIQSYEWGEYLRRAGQGEHDVYMSGVTSDSGDPDDFLSTSLSCAVSKQGQRFCNADFDQLLLKARQSNDRRQRAAYYMQAQEIFKRERPWITMAHSRIYIPMRKEVQGFIMNPNGSFAFEDVYLK, from the coding sequence ATGAAACTGCCCTGCCTATTGCTGACGGCCATGCTGGCCGGTCTATCCCAGTCTGCTCTTGCTACACGCCCCCTGGTGTTTTGTGCCGAAACCGCACCGGAAGGTTTTGATCCGGCCTTGTGGGATAGTGCCTCCACTTATAATGTCACGCGCCAGATCTTTCAGGGCCTGGTGGCTTTCAAGCGGGGCGGGACGGATATTGTCCCGTCATTGGCCAGCAAGTGGGAGCTATCGCCCGACGGGCTGAGTTACACCTTTCATTTGCGCAAGGGTGTCAGCTTTCACAGTACGGAATACTTCAAGCCAAGCCGGCAGTTTGATGCCGATGACGTGCTGTTCACCATCCAGCGCTGGATCGATCCCGACTTGCCCTTCAACAAGGCATTCAAGACCCAGTTGCTTGGGCCTGCCAATTATGGCCTGGCCCAGGCCGTGCAGCAGCTTGAAAAGCTGGACCCTTATACGGTTCGTATCCGGCTGAAACAGCGCAACGCCACTTTTCTGACCCTCCTGGCAATGGGCTTTGCCGGCATGCAATCCGCCGAGTATGCAAATCAACTATTGCAGCAGCACCGTCCGGCAGATATCAACCAGTTTCCGGTGGGAACCGGTCCTTACCAGTTCAAGAGCTACGCCAAGGATTCTGCCGTGCGCTTTGTGGCAAACCCGCATTACTGGGGGCGTCCGCAACTAAGCAGCAGCCTGATTTTTGCCATCGTGACCGATCCGCAAGTGCGCATCCAGAAACTGAAAGGCAATGAATGCCAACTGGCAGCCGCGGTGCGTGAGGCCGATCTGGACGGTTTGCAAGCCGACCCGGCGCTCAAGGTGGCCAGTACCGGTGCCATGAATATTTCTTACCTGGCGTTCAATCTGAAACGGCCACAGCTAGCCAGCAGGGATGTACGCACGGCGCTGGATATTGCCATCGATCGCAATACCTTGTTCAAGGCCATGTTCCCCAAGGGCGGGGCGATTCAAGCGGTGAATCCTTATCCGCCCTCGGTGTGGGGGTGGAATGCGCACAATCGCAACGAATACAACCCGGCCAGGGCACGACAGCTATTGGCCAAGGCTGGTTATCCCAATGGTTTTGCTCTCACCTTGTGGGCCTTGCCTGTGCAGCGGCCCACCAACCCCAATGGCAAGCTGATGGCGCAGATGATCCAGCAGGACTGGGCAAAAATTGGCGTCAAGGCCACGATCCAGAGCTATGAATGGGGTGAGTACCTGCGCCGGGCAGGGCAGGGCGAGCACGATGTCTATATGAGTGGCGTCACCAGCGACTCTGGCGATCCGGATGATTTTCTTTCCACATCACTTTCCTGTGCGGTCAGCAAGCAGGGGCAGCGCTTTTGCAATGCCGATTTTGACCAACTGCTGCTCAAAGCCCGGCAGAGTAACGACCGTCGGCAGCGTGCTGCCTACTACATGCAGGCGCAGGAAATCTTCAAGCGCGAGCGCCCCTGGATCACCATGGCGCACTCGCGCATTTACATTCCGATGCGCAAGGAGGTGCAGGGTTTCATCATGAACCCCAATGGCTCGTTTGCCTTTGAGGATGTCTATCTGAAGTAG
- a CDS encoding efflux RND transporter periplasmic adaptor subunit — protein sequence MHIKQASPALKAVAALLLTATLSSCGQSQNAAMPAAGPASVGVVTLQPQDTVISRELPARVSAFTVAEIRPQVGGIIQKRLFTEGSDVKAGQVLYQINPDTYQAAYQTATASLAKAEATLTSAELKAKRYAQLAEIKAISSQDNDDARAALLQARADVATAKASVETARINLAYTRITAPVSGRIGKSSVTAGALVTANQTTALSTVQQVSTAYVDMTQSSTELLHLRRDFAAGTLQNQQGKAKVKLILEDGSEYAQPGELQFSDITVDSTTGMVTLRAVFDNPKGELLPGMFVRARLEQGVRHNALLVPQPAVSRNQKGEPVVMVVGQDNKVHARVIKTSQTIGDKWLVDGGLQSGERIVVEGLMKVQDGATVKAEPLKTNASAAK from the coding sequence ATGCACATCAAGCAAGCCTCACCCGCACTCAAGGCTGTTGCCGCTTTGCTCCTGACTGCCACATTGAGCAGTTGTGGCCAGTCGCAAAATGCTGCAATGCCGGCCGCAGGCCCGGCCAGTGTCGGCGTAGTGACACTGCAGCCGCAGGACACTGTAATCAGCCGCGAACTGCCAGCCCGCGTATCCGCGTTTACCGTAGCCGAAATCCGCCCGCAAGTTGGCGGCATCATTCAGAAGCGCCTGTTTACCGAAGGCAGTGATGTCAAGGCCGGCCAGGTGCTGTATCAGATCAACCCGGATACTTATCAGGCAGCCTATCAAACAGCTACCGCCAGCCTGGCCAAGGCAGAAGCTACGCTGACATCGGCAGAGCTGAAAGCCAAGCGCTATGCCCAACTGGCGGAAATCAAGGCCATCAGCAGCCAGGACAACGACGATGCCCGTGCAGCACTGCTGCAGGCGCGTGCCGACGTTGCCACCGCCAAGGCATCGGTAGAAACCGCGCGCATCAATCTGGCCTACACCCGCATCACCGCTCCGGTGAGTGGCCGGATCGGCAAATCCTCGGTGACTGCTGGCGCCCTGGTCACTGCCAACCAAACCACGGCCTTGTCTACCGTACAGCAGGTGTCCACTGCTTATGTGGACATGACGCAGTCCAGCACCGAGTTGCTGCACCTGCGCCGTGACTTTGCTGCCGGCACGCTGCAGAACCAGCAGGGCAAGGCCAAAGTGAAGCTGATTCTGGAAGACGGCAGCGAGTATGCCCAGCCAGGCGAACTGCAGTTCTCCGACATTACCGTTGATTCCACCACCGGCATGGTGACACTGCGCGCCGTCTTCGATAACCCGAAGGGTGAATTGCTGCCGGGCATGTTTGTCCGGGCAAGACTGGAGCAGGGTGTGCGCCATAACGCACTGCTGGTTCCCCAGCCTGCGGTCAGCCGCAACCAGAAAGGTGAACCTGTGGTGATGGTGGTGGGGCAGGATAATAAGGTACATGCCCGCGTCATCAAGACCAGTCAGACCATCGGCGATAAGTGGCTGGTGGATGGCGGCCTGCAAAGCGGCGAGCGCATCGTGGTGGAAGGCTTGATGAAGGTGCAGGATGGTGCAACCGTCAAAGCCGAACCGCTGAAAACCAACGCCTCCGCCGCCAAGTAA
- a CDS encoding efflux RND transporter permease subunit: protein MSKFFIDRPIFAWVIAIVIMLAGLLSIRSLPVSQYPAIAPPQIAINATYPGASAKTVEDSVTQVIEQKMQGIDHLRYMNSTSDDTGAVTITMTFDAGTNPDTAQVQVQNKLQSAMATLPTVVQQQGITVTKSARNFLMVVGFVSEDGSMTGTDLGDYVASNLQDSLSRVNGVGEVSLFGSQYAMRVWLDPNKLNSYSLTASDVSSAITAQNAQVSAGQLGGLPAKPGQQLNATIVAQTRLSSAEQFGKILLKVNTDGSRVLLKDVARIELGAETYRTKALFNGKPATGVAIKLASGANALDTAQAVRNKVNELSAYFPKGVKAVYPYDTTPFVKISIEEVVKTLVEAIGLVFVVMYVFLQNFRATLIPTIAVPVVLLGTFGVMAATGFSINTLTMFGLVLAIGLLVDDAIVVVENVERVMSEEGLPPREATRKSMGQITGALIGIALVLAAVFVPMAFFGGSTGVIYRQFSITVVSSMALSVLVALVLTPALCATLLKPVEKGHGVGHEYSGVFGWFNRTFDRNNERYQSIVSRMLNKTFRYMVIYTGIIIAMAVLFMRLPTSFLPEEDQGILFAQVQLPPGATQERTDAALLQVQKHFMNDPAVSSLFTVSGFGFAGSGQNMGLGFVQLKPWDERNRPDLSVKAVAGRAMGAFSQIRDAMIFAFAPPAVMELGNASGFDLQLQDRAGLGHDKLMAARNQLLGMAAKNPMLVGVRPNGLSDNPQYLLDVDHEKANALGVSVSDINTTLSTAIGSSYVNDFIDRGRIKKVYVQGDAPFRMSPEDLNNWYVRNATGTMVPFSAFASSHWGFGSPRLERYNGQSSVEILGAPAPGVSTGTAMAEMENLIKQLPAGIGYEWTGLSYEERLSGSQAPALYAISLLIVFLCLAALYESWSIPFSVMMVVPLGVIGALLAASMRGLTNDVYFQVGLLTTIGLAAKNAILIVEFAKEQQEHGKELIAATMEAVRMRLRPILMTSLAFILGILPLVISHGAGSGSQNAIGTGVMGGMISATVLAIFLVPVFFVVVRRRFPPKKLADDMHGISKEGL, encoded by the coding sequence ATGTCCAAATTTTTTATCGACCGGCCAATCTTTGCCTGGGTGATCGCCATCGTGATCATGCTGGCGGGCTTGCTGTCGATCCGCAGCCTGCCGGTATCTCAGTATCCGGCCATTGCCCCGCCGCAGATCGCCATCAACGCCACCTACCCGGGGGCCTCGGCCAAGACCGTTGAAGACAGTGTCACCCAGGTGATCGAGCAGAAAATGCAGGGTATCGACCACCTGCGTTACATGAACTCCACCAGTGATGACACCGGTGCGGTCACCATTACCATGACTTTCGATGCCGGCACCAATCCGGATACCGCGCAAGTCCAGGTGCAGAACAAGCTGCAATCTGCCATGGCCACCTTGCCCACCGTGGTGCAGCAGCAGGGCATCACCGTCACCAAATCGGCACGTAACTTCCTGATGGTGGTGGGTTTTGTGTCCGAAGACGGCAGCATGACCGGCACCGACCTGGGCGACTATGTGGCCAGTAACCTGCAGGACTCGCTCAGCCGGGTAAACGGTGTGGGTGAGGTGTCGCTGTTCGGTTCGCAATACGCCATGCGCGTCTGGCTGGATCCGAACAAGCTCAACAGCTATAGCCTGACCGCCTCGGATGTTTCCTCCGCCATTACCGCACAGAATGCCCAGGTTTCTGCTGGTCAACTGGGTGGTCTGCCTGCCAAGCCGGGTCAGCAACTCAATGCAACCATCGTGGCGCAAACCCGTTTGTCCAGCGCCGAGCAGTTTGGCAAGATCCTGCTGAAGGTGAATACCGACGGTTCGCGCGTGTTGCTCAAAGACGTTGCGCGCATCGAACTGGGCGCGGAAACCTACCGCACCAAGGCCTTGTTCAATGGCAAGCCGGCTACCGGTGTGGCCATCAAGCTGGCCAGCGGTGCCAACGCGCTGGATACCGCGCAAGCAGTGCGTAACAAGGTAAACGAGCTGTCCGCTTACTTCCCCAAGGGCGTGAAGGCGGTTTACCCGTACGACACCACCCCCTTCGTGAAGATCTCCATCGAGGAAGTGGTGAAGACCCTGGTGGAAGCCATCGGTCTGGTATTCGTGGTGATGTACGTTTTCCTGCAAAACTTCCGCGCCACCCTGATTCCCACTATTGCCGTACCTGTGGTGCTGCTGGGTACTTTTGGCGTGATGGCGGCCACTGGCTTCTCCATCAATACCCTGACCATGTTCGGCCTGGTGCTGGCCATCGGCCTGCTGGTGGACGATGCCATCGTGGTGGTGGAAAACGTGGAGCGGGTGATGAGCGAGGAGGGCTTGCCGCCGCGTGAAGCGACGCGCAAATCCATGGGCCAGATTACCGGCGCACTGATCGGCATTGCGCTGGTGCTGGCTGCCGTGTTTGTACCCATGGCCTTCTTTGGCGGCTCCACTGGCGTCATCTACCGTCAGTTCTCCATTACCGTGGTGTCCTCCATGGCACTGTCGGTGCTGGTGGCACTGGTGCTGACCCCGGCCTTGTGCGCCACCTTGCTCAAGCCGGTTGAAAAAGGCCATGGCGTCGGTCACGAATACAGTGGCGTGTTTGGCTGGTTCAACCGCACCTTCGACCGCAACAACGAGCGCTACCAGAGCATCGTGTCGCGCATGCTGAACAAGACCTTCCGCTACATGGTGATCTACACCGGCATCATCATTGCCATGGCGGTGCTGTTCATGCGCCTGCCCACCTCCTTCCTGCCGGAAGAAGACCAGGGCATTCTGTTCGCCCAGGTGCAATTGCCGCCGGGTGCCACGCAGGAACGTACTGATGCGGCATTGCTGCAAGTGCAAAAGCATTTCATGAACGACCCGGCGGTCAGCTCGCTGTTTACCGTATCGGGCTTCGGTTTTGCCGGTAGCGGCCAGAACATGGGCCTGGGTTTTGTCCAGCTCAAACCGTGGGATGAGCGCAATCGTCCCGACTTGAGCGTCAAGGCAGTGGCAGGCCGCGCCATGGGTGCGTTCAGCCAGATTCGTGACGCCATGATCTTTGCCTTTGCGCCTCCAGCCGTGATGGAGCTGGGTAATGCCTCCGGTTTCGACCTGCAACTGCAGGACCGTGCCGGTCTGGGGCATGACAAGCTGATGGCTGCGCGTAACCAATTGCTGGGCATGGCCGCCAAGAATCCCATGCTGGTGGGGGTGCGCCCCAATGGCCTGAGTGACAATCCGCAGTATCTGCTGGATGTCGATCACGAAAAGGCCAATGCACTGGGCGTGTCGGTTTCTGACATCAATACCACGCTGAGTACGGCCATTGGTTCCAGCTATGTCAATGACTTCATTGACCGTGGCCGGATCAAGAAGGTGTATGTGCAAGGCGATGCGCCATTCCGGATGTCGCCGGAGGACCTGAACAACTGGTATGTGCGTAACGCCACGGGCACCATGGTGCCGTTCTCTGCCTTTGCCAGCTCGCATTGGGGCTTTGGTTCGCCGCGTCTGGAGCGTTACAACGGTCAGTCCTCGGTAGAAATTCTTGGCGCACCCGCGCCCGGAGTCAGCACCGGTACTGCCATGGCCGAAATGGAAAACCTGATCAAGCAATTGCCGGCAGGCATTGGCTATGAATGGACCGGTCTGTCCTACGAAGAACGTCTGTCCGGTTCGCAGGCCCCGGCACTGTATGCCATCTCGCTGCTGATCGTGTTCCTCTGCCTGGCCGCACTGTATGAGAGCTGGTCGATTCCGTTCTCGGTGATGATGGTGGTGCCCTTGGGCGTGATTGGTGCCTTGCTGGCCGCCAGCATGCGTGGTCTGACCAATGACGTGTACTTCCAGGTGGGCTTGCTGACTACGATTGGTCTGGCCGCGAAAAACGCCATTTTGATCGTGGAATTTGCCAAGGAGCAGCAAGAACATGGCAAGGAACTGATTGCAGCCACCATGGAAGCGGTCCGCATGCGTCTGCGCCCCATCCTGATGACCTCGCTGGCATTCATTCTGGGTATCTTGCCGCTGGTGATCAGCCATGGCGCGGGTTCCGGCAGCCAGAACGCCATTGGTACCGGCGTGATGGGCGGCATGATCTCCGCCACCGTGCTGGCTATTTTCCTGGTTCCGGTATTCTTCGTGGTCGTCCGCCGTCGCTTCCCGCCCAAGAAACTGGCGGATGATATGCACGGCATCAGCAAGGAGGGCCTGTAA